The Paenibacillus uliginis N3/975 genome has a window encoding:
- a CDS encoding acyltransferase, producing the protein MEATQIKKERLPQLDIYRALAILGVLHVHATSFATVDAIDSRFYYIINFLNIFFKYGTPSFIFLSSFVLFYNYYDRPLTKSLITNFYKRRLLYILLPYLLISIGYFFVRLYQNGLLNSSLDLGAQLPVFFERLAKGQNYTHLYFVFISLQFYILFPLFLKLFKSSKFLVRWAVPIGFLLQWGFIVWNKYELHYSTKGSLAISYLAYYMLGAYLAINYDKYKVWLTSTWKKQTSRQKRATIALWGGWLLMALTHVQIWYNTRLLGAKYDSLWYEFLWNMHTVFSAIVLMQAANWLYQSGWKKIIAVLTRIGELSFAIYLVHPLWLAFYRLYDFNLNPVTDDYLMWIYGGMVSALIVSALVVQFILRRIPGSWVLLGSVPRSLKPKAPSKPERQKQESVAGDSKKSVDL; encoded by the coding sequence ATGGAAGCTACTCAAATCAAGAAAGAACGGCTGCCGCAGTTAGACATCTATCGGGCATTGGCCATTCTGGGCGTACTGCATGTGCATGCGACCTCATTTGCGACCGTGGATGCGATCGACTCTCGCTTCTACTATATTATTAACTTTCTGAATATATTTTTTAAGTACGGGACGCCATCGTTTATCTTTCTAAGCAGTTTTGTCCTGTTCTACAATTATTATGACCGTCCATTGACCAAGAGTCTGATCACCAATTTCTATAAAAGACGGCTGTTGTACATTCTACTGCCTTATCTGCTTATTTCGATAGGTTATTTTTTCGTCAGACTGTATCAAAATGGTCTTCTGAACAGCTCGCTGGATCTCGGTGCGCAGCTTCCGGTGTTTTTTGAACGACTGGCCAAGGGTCAGAACTACACGCACTTATACTTTGTGTTTATCAGTCTGCAGTTCTACATTCTGTTCCCGTTATTCCTGAAGCTGTTTAAATCGTCGAAATTTCTTGTACGCTGGGCGGTGCCGATCGGGTTCCTGCTTCAGTGGGGTTTTATCGTATGGAATAAGTACGAGCTGCATTACTCAACGAAAGGCAGTCTTGCGATTTCCTATTTGGCTTACTACATGCTGGGTGCTTATCTGGCGATCAATTACGATAAGTATAAAGTATGGTTAACCTCGACATGGAAGAAACAGACCTCTCGTCAAAAGCGTGCTACGATTGCTCTTTGGGGCGGATGGCTGTTGATGGCGTTGACACATGTGCAGATTTGGTACAACACGCGACTGCTTGGAGCAAAGTACGACTCGTTATGGTATGAATTTCTATGGAACATGCATACGGTCTTCTCAGCAATAGTTCTCATGCAGGCTGCCAACTGGCTGTATCAAAGCGGTTGGAAAAAGATCATTGCTGTCTTGACGCGGATAGGTGAACTTTCCTTTGCCATTTATCTGGTACATCCGTTGTGGCTTGCGTTCTATCGTCTATATGACTTCAATTTGAATCCGGTAACCGATGATTACCTGATGTGGATCTATGGTGGTATGGTGTCAGCACTTATTGTGAGTGCATTGGTCGTTCAGTTCATTTTGAGACGCATTCCAGGTTCATGGGTTCTGCTTGGTAGTGTGCCGCGTTCCCTGAAGCCGAAGGCGCCTTCGAAACCAGAGCGTCAGAAGCAGGAGTCTGTGGCAGGAGACAGCAAGAAATCGGTTGATTTGTAA
- the ppaX gene encoding pyrophosphatase PpaX, giving the protein MIETVLFDLDGTIIDTNELIISSFMHVFEKGPKGPLTREGIISHMGTTLEYQLQAFSGLDDVSQLVPLYRTYNQQHHDEMVRPFPHVNEVVEWLHGQGVSMGIVTTKIRPSTLMTLEKFNLEKYMSVVVTVNDVENPKPHPEPVLTAVKSLGCNPETTLMVGDSSVDIQSAKAAGVQAAGVAWSLKGEQMLRDYGADYILKDMRDIYTIVGQKQE; this is encoded by the coding sequence ATGATAGAAACTGTACTGTTTGATCTGGATGGAACCATTATAGATACGAATGAATTAATTATATCCTCGTTTATGCATGTATTTGAAAAGGGGCCGAAAGGGCCTCTGACGAGGGAAGGCATAATCTCGCATATGGGTACGACATTGGAATATCAGCTTCAAGCCTTTTCCGGACTTGATGATGTGAGCCAGCTGGTCCCTCTTTACCGTACATACAATCAGCAGCATCATGATGAGATGGTTCGTCCGTTCCCTCATGTGAATGAGGTGGTGGAATGGCTGCATGGTCAAGGGGTATCCATGGGTATTGTTACAACAAAAATTCGTCCATCGACACTAATGACATTGGAAAAGTTCAATTTGGAAAAATATATGTCCGTCGTGGTCACAGTTAACGATGTGGAGAACCCGAAACCGCATCCGGAACCCGTACTGACGGCCGTGAAGAGTCTTGGCTGCAATCCGGAGACTACCTTGATGGTAGGCGACAGTTCTGTAGACATCCAGTCCGCGAAGGCAGCTGGAGTACAAGCTGCTGGAGTAGCTTGGTCACTGAAAGGTGAGCAGATGTTAAGGGATTACGGTGCGGATTATATTTTAAAAGACATGCGGGACATATATACAATCGTAGGACAGAAACAGGAATAG
- the hisH gene encoding imidazole glycerol phosphate synthase subunit HisH translates to MAIAIVDYGMGNLHSVSKAVERLGYEPLVTGEREAILAADGIILPGVGAFGDAMEHLRETGLDAVMKEAASGPKPLLGICLGMQLLFSQSEEYGRHEGLNILPGSVVRFTGGDYKVPHMGWNSLQFNNPEHPLFAGLEEGHVYFVHSYHVLPEAESHLLAVTDYGQPVTAIVGNGSVYGMQFHPEKSGELGMSLLRNFLVLTDSKA, encoded by the coding sequence ATGGCCATCGCGATTGTGGACTATGGCATGGGCAATTTACACAGTGTAAGCAAGGCAGTAGAGCGGCTCGGATATGAGCCGCTTGTTACCGGGGAGCGGGAGGCCATTTTGGCGGCAGATGGTATTATTTTGCCCGGTGTCGGCGCATTTGGCGATGCGATGGAGCATCTGCGTGAGACAGGTCTTGACGCGGTGATGAAAGAGGCAGCATCCGGACCGAAGCCACTGCTCGGCATATGTCTCGGCATGCAGCTCCTGTTCAGCCAAAGCGAGGAGTATGGACGTCATGAAGGGCTGAATATTTTGCCTGGATCGGTGGTGCGGTTTACCGGTGGTGATTACAAGGTGCCTCATATGGGCTGGAATAGCTTGCAGTTCAATAATCCGGAACATCCGCTGTTTGCGGGGCTTGAGGAAGGGCATGTGTATTTTGTGCATTCGTATCATGTCCTTCCTGAGGCGGAGTCCCATCTGCTTGCAGTAACGGATTACGGTCAACCGGTGACAGCGATTGTTGGGAACGGCTCTGTATACGGCATGCAGTTCCATCCCGAGAAAAGCGGGGAACTCGGTATGAGCCTGCTGCGTAATTTTTTGGTGCTGACGGATTCAAAAGCTTAA
- the lgt gene encoding prolipoprotein diacylglyceryl transferase, whose protein sequence is MSTLLIDPIAFSIGSLRVHWYGIILGLGALAGLLLVIREGKRFGIPQEFFMDLLLLGVPSAIIGARIYYVAFKWEDYKDNFLDVFKIWNGGIAIYGALIGAIICAIIYVRYKGYKFWRIADMCAPALLLGQMIGRWGNFVNQEAYGGPVEASFLRDKLHLPDFIVNQMNVEGVFHHPTFLYESMWNFVGILLLLVLRRQKFLRMGELFIGYFIWYSIGRFFIEAVRTDSLAFQGPSGLESFINTLWSPMTWMGFEQGYLDPAYGNIRISQLLPIIIVVSGIILIIVRRVTGRANERYLDPIVCTKPGVAPTPEAALNRKQQQVSKPKPAQAPSPNPSSVQDTSVLDSADKAGPDDSPQDESQRSKGEAEDKKE, encoded by the coding sequence ATGTCAACATTGCTGATCGATCCGATTGCTTTTTCCATTGGATCGCTGCGCGTCCACTGGTATGGAATCATTTTGGGTTTGGGCGCTTTGGCAGGGCTGCTACTTGTTATCCGTGAAGGGAAACGCTTTGGCATTCCTCAGGAGTTCTTCATGGATCTGTTGCTTTTAGGCGTGCCTTCAGCCATTATTGGAGCAAGAATTTATTATGTTGCCTTCAAATGGGAAGATTATAAAGATAACTTTCTCGATGTATTCAAAATATGGAACGGCGGTATAGCCATTTACGGCGCCCTGATCGGCGCTATCATATGTGCAATTATTTATGTTCGTTATAAAGGTTATAAATTTTGGCGGATTGCCGACATGTGTGCACCCGCGCTGCTTTTGGGTCAGATGATTGGACGTTGGGGTAACTTTGTCAATCAGGAAGCCTACGGCGGTCCAGTAGAAGCGTCTTTTCTTCGGGATAAACTTCATCTACCGGACTTTATCGTGAATCAAATGAATGTGGAAGGTGTGTTTCATCATCCGACCTTCCTATATGAATCAATGTGGAATTTCGTAGGGATTCTTCTGTTACTCGTGCTTCGCAGACAGAAGTTCCTGCGTATGGGTGAGCTGTTTATTGGATATTTCATCTGGTACTCCATCGGACGATTCTTTATCGAGGCAGTTCGTACAGATAGTTTGGCATTTCAAGGACCTTCGGGCCTGGAATCCTTCATCAACACTCTGTGGAGTCCGATGACCTGGATGGGCTTCGAGCAGGGTTACTTAGATCCAGCGTACGGAAACATCCGTATCTCACAACTGCTGCCAATAATTATAGTTGTTTCCGGAATTATACTGATTATTGTTCGACGGGTAACTGGGAGAGCGAATGAACGTTATCTGGACCCGATCGTCTGCACCAAACCAGGAGTAGCTCCAACACCGGAAGCAGCTCTGAACCGTAAACAACAGCAAGTCAGCAAACCGAAGCCAGCACAAGCACCATCGCCTAATCCGTCGTCTGTTCAAGACACGAGCGTACTGGATTCGGCCGATAAAGCAGGACCGGATGACTCCCCTCAGGATGAGAGCCAACGCTCCAAGGGAGAGGCGGAGGACAAAAAGGAGTAG
- a CDS encoding acyltransferase: protein MARKVTRHPVEGHNALWHIYRTVSPFKGVKNFIFVQLARYCPVLPMKNWIYRNVLGMKVGKHTAFGLMVMVDVFFPEKITVGENSVIGYNTTILAHEYLIREYRLGEVIIGENVLIGANTTILPGVTIGDGAVVAAGAVVHKDVAPGAFVGGNPLRELRRTTPEEESI, encoded by the coding sequence ATGGCTAGAAAGGTAACCCGCCACCCTGTGGAGGGGCATAACGCGTTGTGGCATATATACCGCACAGTGAGTCCGTTCAAGGGAGTCAAAAACTTTATTTTCGTTCAATTGGCCCGCTACTGTCCTGTGCTCCCGATGAAAAATTGGATTTACCGGAACGTGCTCGGGATGAAAGTTGGCAAGCATACAGCTTTTGGATTAATGGTCATGGTGGATGTATTTTTCCCGGAAAAGATAACGGTTGGCGAGAACTCTGTCATCGGTTATAACACGACAATCCTCGCTCATGAATACCTCATTCGGGAATACCGGCTTGGCGAAGTTATTATTGGTGAAAATGTATTAATTGGTGCCAATACGACGATTTTACCTGGGGTTACGATTGGTGACGGCGCTGTGGTTGCAGCTGGTGCGGTGGTACACAAGGATGTGGCTCCGGGCGCTTTTGTGGGCGGTAATCCGCTGCGCGAACTCCGCCGGACAACACCGGAAGAGGAGTCAATTTGA
- the hisA gene encoding 1-(5-phosphoribosyl)-5-[(5-phosphoribosylamino)methylideneamino]imidazole-4-carboxamide isomerase, with product MSSFIIYPAIDILGGKCVRLVQGDYNQETVYNDSPLNVARSWEEQGGKYIHLVDLDGAKAGHPVNDAIIGEIAAKANVPVQVGGGLRTLAEVERLLSIGVSRLIIGTAAIEDRAFTEEVLGKYGDKVAIGIDARNGYVATRGWLETSEVQAEILAKELASKGAETFIFTDISRDGMMQGPNVEAIVSLAKASGRTVIASGGVTKLDDLKALSKHRLDGVGGAIVGKALYTGSINLSEAVNVIG from the coding sequence ATGTCATCTTTTATCATATATCCGGCGATTGATATTTTAGGAGGCAAGTGTGTCAGACTTGTACAGGGCGATTATAACCAAGAGACGGTGTATAACGACAGTCCGCTGAATGTGGCGCGTTCCTGGGAGGAGCAGGGCGGCAAGTACATTCATCTGGTGGACCTTGATGGGGCTAAAGCGGGCCATCCTGTGAATGATGCCATTATCGGTGAGATCGCGGCAAAAGCAAATGTTCCTGTGCAGGTGGGTGGCGGACTACGTACGCTTGCTGAAGTCGAGCGTCTGTTGTCCATTGGTGTAAGCCGGTTAATCATCGGTACGGCAGCGATTGAAGACCGTGCATTTACCGAGGAAGTACTGGGCAAATACGGTGATAAGGTCGCCATCGGCATTGATGCGCGTAACGGATATGTAGCAACTCGCGGCTGGCTGGAGACGTCCGAGGTACAGGCTGAAATACTGGCAAAAGAGCTGGCTTCTAAAGGTGCAGAGACGTTTATATTCACCGATATATCGCGTGATGGCATGATGCAAGGACCGAATGTGGAGGCCATTGTGTCGCTGGCCAAGGCGAGCGGACGAACGGTCATTGCTTCCGGAGGCGTGACCAAGCTGGATGATCTTAAAGCACTCAGCAAGCACCGTTTGGACGGTGTTGGAGGTGCTATTGTTGGTAAGGCGCTGTATACAGGAAGCATTAATCTGAGTGAAGCGGTAAACGTCATCGGTTAG
- the hisF gene encoding imidazole glycerol phosphate synthase subunit HisF, producing the protein MLAKRIIPCLDVKDGRVVKGVNFVNLRDAGDPVELAALYDQEGADELVFLDISASVEGRATMEEVVRRTAGEIAIPFTVGGGISSVDDMKRILRAGADKIGINTAAVKQPELISAGARRFGSQCIVVAVDAKYNEAWGEWEVYTHGGRTASGIKALEWVKQAEALGAGEILLTSMDADGTKDGFDLALTAAVSGAVGIPVIASGGAGKEDHFYDVFTSGKADAGLAATIFHYKEISIPDLKQHLRQKGVDIR; encoded by the coding sequence ATGCTGGCCAAGCGGATTATTCCATGTCTGGACGTGAAGGACGGACGGGTTGTAAAAGGAGTTAACTTTGTTAATCTCCGTGATGCGGGCGATCCCGTGGAGCTTGCTGCGCTGTATGACCAGGAAGGGGCCGATGAGCTGGTCTTTCTGGACATTTCAGCGTCCGTTGAGGGTCGCGCTACAATGGAAGAAGTCGTACGAAGAACGGCAGGGGAAATTGCTATTCCATTCACAGTAGGCGGCGGCATATCGTCGGTAGATGATATGAAACGGATTTTGCGTGCAGGCGCGGACAAGATCGGCATCAACACGGCGGCTGTAAAGCAGCCTGAACTGATCTCGGCCGGTGCGCGCCGATTTGGCTCCCAATGCATTGTCGTAGCGGTAGATGCCAAATACAATGAGGCGTGGGGCGAATGGGAAGTTTATACCCACGGCGGACGGACTGCTTCCGGCATTAAGGCGTTGGAATGGGTAAAACAGGCGGAAGCTCTCGGAGCTGGAGAAATTTTGCTAACAAGCATGGACGCCGATGGCACGAAAGACGGCTTCGACTTGGCACTTACGGCTGCTGTATCCGGCGCAGTGGGAATTCCAGTAATTGCCTCTGGTGGTGCGGGGAAAGAGGATCATTTTTACGATGTGTTCACCTCAGGTAAAGCGGATGCTGGCCTTGCGGCGACCATATTTCACTATAAGGAAATTTCCATACCGGATCTCAAACAACATTTAAGACAAAAGGGAGTGGACATCAGGTGA
- the hisB gene encoding imidazoleglycerol-phosphate dehydratase HisB, translated as MSSFEAKGRTSSVSRKTNETDISLKFNVDGTGVSELETDVPFLNHMLDLFTKHGQFDLSVKANGDIEIDDHHTVEDIGICLGQVLREALGDKKGIKRYASVFVPMDEALAQVVIDISNRPHFEYRVQYPSQQVGSFDTELVHEFLWKLALEARMTLHVIVHYGHNTHHMIEAVFKALGRALDEATSIDPRVTGVPSTKGVL; from the coding sequence GTGAGCAGCTTTGAAGCGAAAGGGCGGACATCGAGTGTCAGCCGCAAGACGAACGAGACGGACATTTCACTTAAATTTAACGTAGACGGGACCGGTGTATCTGAGCTGGAGACCGATGTTCCTTTTCTGAACCATATGCTGGATCTGTTCACAAAGCACGGACAATTCGATCTCAGCGTGAAAGCGAACGGGGACATCGAGATTGATGATCACCATACGGTGGAGGACATCGGAATCTGCCTTGGACAGGTGCTGCGTGAAGCTCTGGGGGATAAAAAAGGCATCAAGCGTTATGCGAGTGTGTTTGTGCCGATGGATGAGGCGCTGGCGCAGGTCGTTATCGACATTAGCAACCGCCCGCATTTTGAATATCGGGTACAGTATCCTTCCCAGCAGGTTGGATCGTTCGATACGGAGTTGGTGCATGAGTTCTTGTGGAAGCTGGCGCTGGAGGCGCGGATGACGCTACACGTCATCGTCCATTACGGACATAACACACACCATATGATTGAGGCCGTGTTCAAAGCGCTTGGCCGTGCTTTGGATGAGGCGACAAGCATTGATCCACGTGTGACGGGAGTACCGTCCACGAAGGGAGTGCTGTAG
- a CDS encoding ATP phosphoribosyltransferase regulatory subunit, which translates to MSKPKGFEKPAGVRDYLPHAVARLRRIEQQVLACMDRWGYRQIMTPTMEYYDTVGVASSTSDQKLFKLLNNRGTTMVLRSDITAPIARVVASLLKGEPLPIRLSYHANVFRAIEEEAGREAEFFQTGVELVGDDSPEADAEVVALAIESLQAAGVERFRIALGHVGFLNGLLEEVLPERLEDQENLKHDLLNRDYVGYRNTISGLRLSSSQADKLEGILRLRGGREICEQALELSGNPLARASIEHLYKVWEVLEAYDVSEHVLVDLTMIGDFSYYTGMTFEGYAAEIGSPVASGGRYDKLLKQFGRNVPATGFALKTNRILDGVRVKETSKQLPVLVQYTADYRKEGLAKATLLRSEGKVVVTTLIMGTGEIQAPEHGLLHQGYEEIITFS; encoded by the coding sequence ATGTCTAAACCAAAAGGCTTTGAAAAACCGGCTGGCGTCCGGGACTATCTCCCACATGCGGTAGCAAGGCTACGCCGGATTGAGCAGCAAGTGCTTGCGTGTATGGACCGCTGGGGATATCGGCAGATCATGACGCCAACGATGGAATATTACGATACGGTTGGTGTCGCAAGTTCGACGTCTGACCAGAAGCTGTTCAAGCTGCTAAACAACCGGGGCACGACGATGGTGCTCCGTTCGGATATAACGGCACCGATTGCCAGAGTGGTGGCATCGCTGCTGAAGGGAGAGCCGCTGCCTATTCGCCTTTCTTACCACGCAAATGTGTTTCGCGCGATTGAAGAAGAGGCCGGACGGGAGGCCGAGTTCTTTCAGACTGGCGTGGAGCTGGTTGGCGATGATTCACCTGAGGCGGACGCAGAAGTCGTAGCGCTGGCGATTGAATCACTGCAGGCAGCAGGTGTGGAAAGATTCAGAATAGCACTGGGGCATGTAGGCTTTCTGAATGGTCTGTTGGAAGAGGTACTTCCTGAACGGTTAGAAGATCAGGAGAACCTGAAGCATGATTTACTGAATCGGGACTATGTCGGCTACAGGAACACCATTTCCGGCTTGAGGCTGTCCAGCAGTCAAGCTGATAAGCTAGAGGGGATTCTCCGTCTGCGTGGTGGCAGGGAAATCTGTGAACAGGCTCTGGAGCTGAGCGGCAATCCGTTGGCCCGTGCTTCTATTGAGCATCTGTACAAGGTGTGGGAAGTACTTGAGGCGTATGATGTCTCGGAGCATGTGCTGGTCGATCTGACGATGATTGGAGATTTTTCCTATTATACGGGGATGACATTTGAAGGGTACGCTGCGGAGATTGGTTCACCTGTAGCGAGTGGCGGACGTTACGACAAGCTGCTGAAGCAGTTTGGACGCAATGTTCCTGCAACAGGCTTTGCACTGAAAACAAACCGCATTTTGGATGGTGTCCGAGTGAAGGAGACATCTAAGCAGCTTCCGGTTCTGGTACAGTACACAGCCGATTACCGTAAAGAAGGCCTTGCTAAGGCTACTCTGCTACGTAGTGAAGGGAAAGTTGTTGTCACCACATTAATAATGGGTACCGGTGAGATTCAAGCTCCTGAGCACGGACTGCTCCATCAAGGCTATGAGGAAATCATTACGTTTTCGTAA
- the hprK gene encoding HPr(Ser) kinase/phosphatase, translating into MAKKVKVSELVQQFQLEVISGEEGLKRQITTDDLNRPGLEMAGYFEYHPRDRVQLLGRTELAFFAMLKPEERRERMRSLCTDETPCIVVTRSLEVPEELVEVSNEKGLSVLRSSMATTILTSRITSFLERKLAPTTTIHGVLCDVYGVGMLITGTSGIGKSETALELVKRGHRLIADDAVEIRQTSDFQLHGTAPELIRHLLEIRGVGIINVMTLFGAGAVRNNKRITLVVRLEAWQQDKQYDRLGLDEETTRIIDTDVPLVTIPVRPGRNLAVIIEVAGMNYRLKQMGLNAALQFTNKLTATIADDMDDLD; encoded by the coding sequence ATGGCCAAAAAAGTGAAAGTGTCTGAGCTGGTTCAGCAGTTCCAGCTGGAGGTCATCTCAGGTGAAGAAGGCTTGAAACGTCAAATTACAACGGACGATCTCAACCGTCCAGGCTTGGAAATGGCGGGTTATTTTGAATATCATCCACGGGATCGAGTTCAGCTGCTGGGCCGGACCGAATTAGCTTTTTTTGCAATGCTGAAGCCTGAGGAGCGCAGAGAGCGTATGCGCAGTCTTTGCACGGATGAGACACCTTGCATTGTCGTTACACGTTCATTGGAAGTTCCTGAAGAGTTGGTGGAAGTTAGCAATGAAAAAGGTCTGTCTGTGCTGCGAAGCAGCATGGCGACAACAATTTTGACAAGCCGGATCACCAGCTTTTTGGAGCGCAAACTTGCTCCAACGACAACCATCCACGGGGTACTGTGTGATGTCTATGGTGTGGGTATGCTCATTACCGGAACAAGTGGTATCGGTAAGAGTGAAACTGCGCTGGAGCTTGTGAAACGGGGTCACCGTCTGATTGCAGATGATGCGGTAGAAATCCGCCAAACGTCGGACTTTCAGCTGCATGGTACAGCACCGGAATTAATCCGTCACTTGCTGGAGATTCGCGGGGTTGGCATCATTAACGTAATGACACTGTTTGGTGCGGGTGCGGTCCGGAATAACAAACGGATTACGCTCGTTGTACGTCTTGAAGCATGGCAGCAGGACAAACAGTATGACCGTCTGGGATTGGATGAAGAGACAACGCGCATTATTGATACAGACGTGCCGCTGGTTACGATTCCGGTTCGCCCAGGGCGAAACCTGGCCGTTATCATCGAGGTAGCCGGGATGAACTACCGGTTGAAACAGATGGGTCTGAATGCAGCGCTGCAGTTTACGAACAAACTAACGGCAACTATTGCCGATGATATGGATGATTTGGACTAG
- the hisG gene encoding ATP phosphoribosyltransferase codes for MADILKVAMPKGRIYKKASALFRSAGLPIPMDIDDTRKLVIPLPEAGMEFILAKPVDVPTYVEYGVADIGIVGKDVLMEENKDVYELLDLGIARCRMSVIGLPDWTPDIQQRVATKYPNVASQYFREQGQQVEVVKLNGSIELAPLIGLADRIVDMVETGQTLKENGLVEMTSLFEITSRLIANRVSYRMKNREIQELCDRLQQVILAGEANRQKM; via the coding sequence ATGGCGGATATATTGAAAGTGGCTATGCCTAAAGGGCGAATCTATAAAAAGGCATCCGCGTTGTTCCGTTCAGCCGGATTACCGATTCCCATGGATATCGATGATACGCGTAAGCTGGTCATCCCTTTGCCGGAAGCAGGAATGGAATTTATTCTGGCGAAGCCGGTTGATGTACCGACTTATGTGGAATATGGCGTTGCGGACATCGGTATTGTGGGCAAGGATGTGCTGATGGAAGAGAACAAGGACGTGTATGAGCTGCTGGATCTCGGAATTGCAAGATGCCGGATGTCGGTTATTGGTCTTCCGGATTGGACGCCGGATATTCAGCAGCGCGTAGCAACCAAATATCCGAATGTGGCATCGCAATACTTCCGGGAGCAAGGGCAGCAGGTTGAGGTCGTGAAGCTGAACGGCTCTATCGAGCTCGCGCCACTCATTGGTTTGGCGGACCGGATTGTGGATATGGTGGAAACCGGACAGACGCTGAAGGAGAACGGTCTTGTGGAAATGACGAGCCTATTTGAAATTACGAGCCGACTAATCGCCAACCGGGTAAGCTACCGGATGAAGAATCGTGAGATTCAGGAGCTGTGTGACCGCCTGCAACAGGTGATACTGGCTGGGGAAGCGAATAGACAGAAGATGTAA
- the hisD gene encoding histidinol dehydrogenase, translating to MKVVSVRDFKLQRESDYGTPEQNETVKAVVQAVRAEGDAALLRYTEQFDNMKLESYQLRVPEDELKAAYDHVEPSFVTAIRAAADNIRTFHMKQKRSSWMDLQPDGSILGQIIRPLKRVGVYVPGGKAAYPSSVLMNVIPAQVAGVPEIVMVTPPATRGKEGIDPYILVAAAEAGVTEIYRVGGAQAIAALAYGTDSISPVDKICGPGNIYVALAKREVYGVVNIDSMAGPSEIVVLADDTAQPSFIAADLLSQAEHDEMASAVLVTPSQSLAEAVSAEVERQLELLPRRDIARASVDSYGAIIVTDTLKEGIEVVNRLAPEHLEIVTEEPMALVGQIENAGAIFLGPYSSEPVGDYFAGPNHIIPTNGTARFASPVDLDDFIKKSSMIYYSKEALLRDGETIMELARREGLEGHARAISVRLEQEQKQEKK from the coding sequence GTGAAAGTAGTATCGGTACGAGATTTCAAACTGCAGCGGGAGAGCGATTACGGAACGCCGGAACAGAACGAAACGGTAAAAGCAGTGGTTCAGGCGGTACGTGCGGAAGGAGATGCTGCACTGCTTCGTTATACGGAACAATTCGATAATATGAAGCTGGAGAGTTATCAGCTGCGAGTACCAGAGGATGAGCTTAAGGCAGCTTATGACCATGTCGAGCCGTCTTTTGTGACCGCGATTCGGGCCGCAGCGGATAACATCCGTACATTCCATATGAAGCAGAAGCGCAGCTCCTGGATGGATCTTCAACCGGACGGCAGCATTCTCGGACAGATCATCAGGCCATTGAAGCGGGTCGGTGTGTATGTTCCGGGCGGAAAAGCTGCTTATCCCTCTTCTGTGCTCATGAATGTCATTCCGGCACAGGTAGCCGGAGTACCTGAGATCGTCATGGTTACACCGCCGGCAACTCGGGGAAAAGAGGGCATTGATCCTTATATCTTGGTTGCAGCAGCGGAAGCGGGTGTGACCGAGATTTATCGTGTTGGCGGGGCTCAGGCCATTGCCGCGCTCGCTTATGGAACAGACAGTATTTCGCCAGTAGACAAAATTTGCGGTCCCGGCAATATTTATGTGGCTCTCGCTAAACGAGAAGTGTACGGAGTAGTCAACATAGACAGCATGGCAGGGCCGAGTGAAATCGTGGTGCTGGCTGATGATACAGCACAGCCGTCGTTTATAGCGGCTGACCTGCTGTCACAGGCAGAGCATGACGAGATGGCATCAGCGGTGTTAGTAACACCGTCACAGTCGCTTGCAGAAGCCGTATCGGCAGAAGTGGAGCGTCAGCTTGAACTGCTGCCAAGGCGTGATATTGCCCGAGCATCAGTGGACAGTTATGGCGCGATCATCGTGACCGACACCCTCAAGGAGGGCATCGAGGTAGTGAATCGCTTGGCGCCGGAGCATCTTGAGATCGTGACAGAAGAGCCGATGGCTCTTGTAGGCCAGATCGAGAACGCCGGGGCTATTTTCCTCGGTCCATACAGCTCGGAGCCGGTAGGTGATTATTTTGCCGGACCGAACCATATCATTCCGACGAATGGGACCGCGAGATTCGCCTCTCCGGTAGATCTGGATGACTTCATTAAGAAGTCGAGTATGATTTACTACAGCAAGGAGGCGCTGCTCCGTGACGGTGAGACGATCATGGAGCTGGCCCGGCGGGAAGGACTGGAGGGTCACGCACGGGCGATCAGTGTTCGGCTGGAGCAAGAGCAGAAGCAGGAGAAGAAGTAG